In the Aneurinibacillus soli genome, one interval contains:
- the coaBC gene encoding bifunctional phosphopantothenoylcysteine decarboxylase/phosphopantothenate--cysteine ligase CoaBC, with protein sequence MEGKTIVIGVTGGIAIYKIADLCSKLTQKGANVWVLMTESATRFVQPITFQSLVHNPVLTDTFQEPNPHVISHIHVADMADLFLVAPATANTIGKMANGIADDIVTTAYLATKAPVWIAPAMNVNMYNHPAVQSNLTRLGEYGHRFVEPEEGYLACGWTGKGRLAEPFDILSEIEAYFAAETRCDLAGQKLLVTAGATRESVDPVRFFTNHSSGKMGYAIAEAAVKRGADVVLVSGRTNLNPPAGVEFVQIDSAEEMYQAVIARYDEMDIVVKSAAVADYRPKVVHTNKMKKKSGDLVMELERTRDILAELGARKMHQFLVGFAAETENVEENARGKMERKRADMIVANNVAEAGAGFGVDTNIVTIYTRDGEAQQLPQMSKADIADRILDAVVAARKQEA encoded by the coding sequence GCGATTTATAAGATTGCGGATTTGTGCAGCAAGCTGACGCAGAAGGGAGCGAATGTGTGGGTGCTGATGACGGAGTCTGCGACACGATTTGTGCAACCGATTACGTTTCAGTCGCTTGTGCATAATCCGGTACTGACTGATACGTTTCAGGAGCCGAATCCGCATGTGATTTCACATATTCATGTAGCGGATATGGCGGACTTGTTCCTGGTTGCGCCAGCAACGGCTAATACGATCGGAAAAATGGCGAACGGAATTGCCGATGATATTGTGACGACCGCGTATTTGGCAACAAAAGCGCCGGTGTGGATTGCACCGGCGATGAATGTGAATATGTACAACCATCCAGCGGTGCAGAGCAACCTTACGCGCCTTGGGGAATACGGCCATCGATTTGTGGAGCCAGAGGAAGGCTATCTTGCCTGTGGATGGACTGGCAAAGGGCGTCTGGCTGAGCCCTTCGATATTCTCAGTGAGATTGAAGCGTACTTCGCGGCAGAGACGCGTTGCGATCTTGCGGGTCAAAAACTGCTCGTAACGGCAGGTGCGACACGCGAATCCGTTGATCCTGTCCGCTTTTTTACGAATCATTCATCCGGCAAGATGGGCTACGCAATTGCGGAAGCGGCGGTGAAGCGAGGGGCGGACGTTGTGCTTGTCAGTGGTCGAACGAATCTGAATCCGCCAGCGGGTGTGGAATTCGTACAGATTGACTCGGCAGAAGAGATGTATCAGGCGGTGATCGCCCGCTATGATGAGATGGACATTGTTGTCAAATCAGCAGCCGTAGCCGATTATCGTCCGAAAGTCGTACATACAAATAAAATGAAGAAAAAATCGGGCGATCTGGTTATGGAGCTTGAGCGGACGCGTGATATTCTAGCCGAGCTTGGCGCACGTAAGATGCATCAGTTCCTCGTTGGATTCGCTGCCGAAACAGAAAATGTCGAAGAAAATGCGCGCGGCAAAATGGAGCGCAAGCGGGCGGATATGATTGTCGCCAATAATGTGGCAGAGGCGGGTGCCGGATTCGGCGTAGATACGAATATTGTGACGATCTATACGCGTGACGGAGAGGCACAGCAGCTCCCACAGATGAGCAAAGCCGACATTGCAGACCGTATTCTTGATGCGGTAGTAGCGGCCCGGAAGCAGGAGGCGTAA
- the priA gene encoding primosomal protein N' — MYARVIVDVPVVDTDRPFDYAVPAALLPFVRVGSRVSVPFGPRKLQGFVIELAEQTDVDRVKAVLDVMDIEPPLTEEMVELARKMSARYMCTQYAALQSMIPAVLRSSYEKQVSLTSAGMAFESGLMDEQAFYQHIKNRQPIAWDALIKQFPMAASWLTDGMKAGRIIVEQIVGDRVTKKTVTVIEPAVSLEQLEMAKVELPKSAARQKEVLSHFVHHYAAIDQPQLLALLRVSNQTVKALIDKGFLRREEVENYRDPFAGRTFAPVEKHPFTTQQQTVINGISEGMNPPQYYPCLIHGVTGSGKTEVYLEIMERTIEQGREAILLVPEISLTPQMVNRFKGRFGDQVAVMHSRLSQGERYDEWRKIRRGQVKVAIGARSAIFAPFRNLGLIILDEEHEGSYKQEETPRYHARTIAQYRGLYHQAVVLFGSATPSMESYHEAQRGRIHLFTMDERVNNRPMPVVNIVDMREELREGNRTMFSKSLVEAIEDRLAKQEQMVMFLNRRGFSTFVMCRSCGYVAGCPHCDISLTYHRSNRTLRCHYCGYTESEPTLCPECGSEHIRFFGTGTQKVEEELSRHFPGIRVIRMDVDTTGRKGAHEKLLQDFREGKGDVLLGTQMIAKGLDFPNVTLVGVLAADSTLNLPDFRAAERTFQLITQVGGRAGRHEKQGEVILQTYNTEHYSIQLASRHDYSTFFVEEIKQRYEKNYPPYCRLILFTFTHENVPLIVKKAEQFAGKLRQIIPSGAFLLGPVASPIARIKDRYRFQCMVKYKNDPRVLPDIYRLVRAFDDERKKTGIMLTVDVDPQMMM; from the coding sequence ATGTATGCCCGCGTGATTGTCGATGTGCCGGTCGTCGATACGGACCGCCCATTCGACTATGCGGTTCCCGCAGCTCTTCTGCCATTTGTTCGGGTAGGAAGTCGCGTTTCTGTTCCATTCGGTCCGCGCAAGCTGCAAGGATTCGTCATTGAACTTGCAGAGCAGACAGACGTAGACCGGGTAAAAGCAGTGCTTGACGTGATGGATATCGAGCCACCATTGACAGAAGAGATGGTCGAGCTTGCCCGCAAAATGAGCGCACGTTATATGTGTACGCAGTACGCAGCCCTTCAGTCTATGATTCCAGCTGTGCTTCGCTCTAGCTACGAGAAGCAAGTGTCGCTTACATCGGCCGGGATGGCGTTTGAATCGGGGCTGATGGATGAGCAGGCATTTTACCAGCATATAAAAAACCGCCAGCCCATCGCGTGGGATGCGTTGATTAAGCAGTTCCCGATGGCTGCTTCTTGGCTTACAGACGGGATGAAAGCGGGTCGCATTATCGTGGAGCAGATCGTAGGCGACCGCGTGACTAAAAAGACGGTGACCGTAATTGAGCCAGCCGTATCGCTTGAGCAGCTTGAAATGGCTAAGGTGGAGTTGCCGAAGTCAGCAGCCCGGCAGAAAGAGGTGCTGTCGCATTTTGTTCACCATTATGCAGCTATTGATCAGCCGCAGCTTCTAGCACTACTGCGCGTATCCAATCAGACGGTGAAGGCACTCATCGACAAAGGATTTTTGCGTCGTGAAGAAGTGGAGAACTACCGGGATCCATTCGCCGGACGCACATTTGCACCTGTTGAAAAGCACCCGTTCACCACGCAGCAGCAGACCGTCATTAATGGAATTAGTGAAGGCATGAATCCGCCTCAATATTACCCATGCTTGATTCACGGGGTTACGGGTAGCGGCAAGACGGAAGTATATCTCGAAATTATGGAGCGGACCATTGAACAAGGGCGCGAAGCGATTCTGCTTGTCCCGGAGATTTCGTTGACACCGCAGATGGTAAACCGCTTTAAGGGGCGATTCGGGGATCAAGTAGCTGTGATGCACAGCCGTCTGTCGCAAGGTGAGCGATATGATGAATGGCGCAAAATTCGGCGCGGCCAGGTGAAAGTAGCGATTGGAGCACGCTCCGCGATTTTTGCCCCGTTCCGCAATCTTGGATTGATCATTCTTGATGAAGAGCATGAAGGGTCGTATAAGCAGGAAGAAACCCCGCGTTATCATGCACGGACAATCGCGCAGTATCGCGGGTTGTATCACCAGGCAGTCGTATTATTCGGCAGCGCTACTCCGTCGATGGAGTCATATCATGAAGCACAGCGGGGACGCATTCATCTGTTTACGATGGACGAGCGAGTGAATAACCGACCGATGCCTGTGGTCAATATTGTCGATATGCGGGAGGAGCTACGGGAAGGCAATCGAACGATGTTTAGTAAATCGCTTGTAGAGGCGATTGAGGACAGACTGGCAAAACAAGAGCAGATGGTGATGTTTCTGAATCGACGCGGTTTTTCCACGTTCGTGATGTGTCGTTCGTGCGGGTATGTGGCAGGTTGCCCGCATTGTGACATCTCGCTTACGTACCACCGGAGCAACCGGACGCTGCGTTGCCATTACTGCGGCTATACGGAGAGTGAGCCTACGCTTTGTCCGGAATGCGGCAGCGAGCATATTCGTTTTTTTGGCACGGGGACGCAAAAGGTAGAAGAAGAATTATCTCGCCATTTTCCGGGTATTCGGGTTATTCGAATGGATGTGGATACGACCGGGCGCAAAGGTGCGCATGAGAAGTTGCTGCAAGATTTTCGCGAAGGAAAAGGCGATGTGCTGCTCGGTACACAGATGATCGCCAAAGGGCTTGATTTCCCGAATGTAACGCTTGTCGGTGTGCTAGCGGCGGATAGTACGCTTAATCTGCCTGATTTTCGGGCGGCAGAGCGAACGTTTCAGCTGATTACACAGGTGGGCGGGCGAGCCGGACGGCATGAGAAGCAAGGGGAAGTGATTTTGCAGACGTACAATACGGAGCACTATAGCATTCAGTTGGCGAGCCGCCATGATTACAGCACGTTTTTCGTGGAAGAGATCAAGCAACGCTATGAGAAAAACTATCCGCCATACTGTCGCTTGATTTTATTTACGTTTACGCACGAGAATGTACCGCTGATTGTCAAGAAAGCGGAGCAGTTCGCAGGTAAGCTTCGGCAGATTATCCCATCCGGTGCCTTTCTTTTAGGTCCGGTCGCTTCTCCGATCGCCCGCATAAAAGATAGATATCGATTTCAATGCATGGTAAAATATAAAAACGATCCGCGCGTGTTGCCTGACATTTATCGTTTGGTGCGGGCATTCGATGACGAGCGGAAAAAAACAGGCATTATGCTGACGGTCGATGTTGATCCGCAGATGATGATGTGA
- the def gene encoding peptide deformylase has translation MSIRMIVKHPNPVLREKCKEVKKINSNLHKLLDDMADTMYEAEGVGLAAPQVGITKRVVVIDVGDGIIEMINPEILEMKGEQFGPEGCLSIPGLLGDVRRGQWVKAKALDRDGNEFIIEGEELLARAIQHEIDHLNGVLFIDLAEKTYSGRE, from the coding sequence ATGAGCATTCGCATGATTGTAAAGCATCCAAACCCGGTTCTTCGGGAAAAATGCAAAGAAGTCAAAAAAATTAATTCCAATCTTCATAAATTGCTTGATGATATGGCAGATACAATGTACGAGGCAGAAGGCGTAGGTTTAGCCGCTCCACAGGTGGGCATTACGAAGCGTGTCGTCGTCATTGATGTCGGAGACGGTATCATTGAGATGATCAACCCGGAAATTTTGGAGATGAAGGGTGAACAGTTCGGTCCAGAAGGTTGCCTGAGTATTCCTGGGCTGCTTGGCGATGTGCGCCGTGGCCAGTGGGTAAAGGCCAAAGCGCTTGACCGTGATGGCAATGAGTTTATTATTGAAGGGGAAGAATTATTGGCACGCGCGATTCAGCATGAGATTGACCATCTGAATGGCGTCTTGTTCATCGACCTGGCAGAGAAAACATACTCCGGGCGCGAATAA
- the fmt gene encoding methionyl-tRNA formyltransferase, translating into MGTPDFAVPCLQKLVQNGYEVVAVVTQPDRPKGRKKQLAAPPVKEAAIELGLPVLQPEKLKVSGVTDILAYEPDLIVTAAFGQILPKEVLDYPKHGCINVHASLLPNYRGGAPIHKSIIDGQPETGVTIMYMVEKLDAGDMLSQVRVPITDEDNVGTMHDKLSAAGSDLLLDTIPKLLGGEITPEPQDESNVTFAWNITREDEKLDWAKSARALFNQVRGLNPWPVAYTTLNDQVMKVWNSQVLTEKSAVQTPGAVLSVSADGIDVQTGDGVLRLIEIQPAGKKAMKVSDYVRGSAVVEAGMTFGTENTHE; encoded by the coding sequence ATGGGAACACCGGATTTTGCTGTACCATGCTTGCAGAAGCTTGTGCAGAATGGATATGAAGTGGTAGCGGTTGTGACACAACCAGACCGTCCGAAAGGCCGTAAAAAGCAACTTGCCGCCCCTCCCGTTAAGGAAGCGGCCATCGAACTTGGATTACCTGTATTGCAACCGGAAAAACTGAAAGTATCCGGTGTCACAGACATTCTGGCATATGAGCCGGACTTAATCGTAACCGCTGCGTTTGGACAAATTCTGCCGAAAGAGGTACTCGATTACCCGAAACATGGCTGTATTAATGTACATGCTTCCCTGCTTCCGAATTATCGGGGTGGAGCACCCATTCATAAGTCCATCATCGACGGTCAGCCAGAAACAGGCGTAACGATTATGTACATGGTCGAGAAGCTGGATGCAGGTGATATGTTATCACAAGTACGAGTGCCGATTACAGACGAAGACAACGTCGGTACGATGCATGACAAGCTAAGCGCAGCTGGTTCGGACTTATTGCTCGACACCATCCCAAAACTACTCGGTGGGGAGATTACACCAGAGCCACAAGATGAGTCGAATGTAACATTTGCGTGGAATATCACGCGTGAAGACGAGAAGCTGGACTGGGCAAAGTCTGCACGTGCGCTGTTCAACCAGGTACGCGGACTGAATCCGTGGCCGGTCGCTTATACGACACTGAACGATCAAGTAATGAAAGTGTGGAACAGCCAGGTGCTAACCGAAAAAAGTGCTGTGCAGACGCCAGGCGCCGTACTGTCCGTATCAGCAGACGGCATTGACGTGCAGACAGGCGACGGTGTGCTTCGCCTGATAGAAATACAGCCCGCCGGAAAAAAAGCAATGAAAGTGTCTGACTATGTGCGCGGCAGCGCGGTGGTCGAAGCTGGGATGACATTCGGAACGGAGAACACTCATGAGTAA
- the rsmB gene encoding 16S rRNA (cytosine(967)-C(5))-methyltransferase RsmB: protein MSKRKLPAPRSARELAVRVLTDVEQKQAYSNLELKYALAEAALAPRDVALATELVYGTLGRLHTLDWMLGKFVSKPLGKLDGWARNLLRVSFYQISYLDRIPDRAVVHEAVEIAKRFGHAGIAGMVNGVLRSRLREPQKVEIPTNLPPVERIALAYSHPEWMVRAWIEQYGEAETEAMCAANNEAPALSLRANAIRVTRDELIEQIARQTPDAALTPSAVAPEGVVAHDLGNITELPAYASGSCTVQDESSMLVARAVAPASSMQVLDMCAAPGGKTTHIAELMKNRGEITALDIHDHKIKLIEANAFRLGISIIKGRAGDARDAAKLLAGQTFDRILVDAPCTGLGVIRRKPDIKWQKKPGDAEAISRIQYEILQTAAELAGPDTKIVYSTCTVEPEENEHVLRRFLADHPEWELDGTLADDMPEVVRHKYPTLTEGYMQMLPHHFHTDGFFISRLQRTNTAKEA from the coding sequence ATGAGTAAGCGTAAACTTCCTGCTCCACGCAGTGCCCGCGAACTGGCCGTGCGTGTGCTGACAGATGTAGAACAAAAACAGGCGTATAGCAATCTCGAACTAAAATATGCGCTTGCGGAAGCGGCACTTGCTCCGCGTGATGTGGCGCTTGCGACTGAACTGGTATACGGGACGCTTGGCCGCCTCCATACACTTGATTGGATGCTTGGTAAATTCGTATCCAAGCCGCTCGGTAAGTTAGATGGATGGGCACGAAATCTGCTGCGGGTGAGCTTTTATCAGATTTCGTATCTGGACCGCATTCCTGACCGCGCGGTGGTGCATGAAGCGGTCGAGATCGCGAAGCGCTTTGGACATGCTGGCATTGCGGGCATGGTGAACGGTGTGCTGCGCAGTCGCCTGCGTGAACCACAAAAAGTTGAGATTCCCACGAATCTGCCGCCGGTGGAGCGGATTGCCCTTGCGTATTCCCACCCGGAGTGGATGGTGCGTGCGTGGATCGAACAATATGGAGAAGCGGAGACGGAAGCGATGTGTGCGGCCAACAATGAAGCGCCTGCCCTTAGTTTGCGAGCTAACGCAATTCGCGTGACACGGGATGAGTTGATCGAGCAGATCGCAAGGCAGACTCCGGATGCTGCGCTCACGCCGTCTGCAGTAGCACCGGAAGGCGTAGTGGCACATGATCTCGGCAACATTACGGAACTTCCGGCGTATGCGAGTGGGTCCTGCACGGTGCAGGATGAAAGCTCGATGCTTGTCGCCCGTGCAGTGGCACCTGCATCTAGTATGCAGGTACTTGATATGTGTGCCGCTCCGGGTGGCAAGACTACACATATAGCTGAACTGATGAAGAACAGGGGCGAGATTACCGCCCTGGATATACATGACCATAAAATCAAGCTGATCGAAGCGAATGCATTCCGTCTTGGCATCTCAATTATTAAAGGGCGAGCAGGCGATGCGCGTGATGCGGCAAAGCTGTTAGCCGGGCAGACATTTGATCGTATTCTCGTGGATGCGCCGTGTACTGGCCTTGGCGTTATTCGCCGCAAGCCAGATATCAAATGGCAGAAGAAGCCGGGGGATGCAGAGGCGATCAGTAGGATTCAGTATGAGATTTTGCAGACAGCGGCCGAACTCGCAGGCCCTGACACCAAAATCGTGTACAGCACATGTACGGTCGAACCAGAAGAGAACGAACACGTACTCCGTCGCTTTCTGGCTGACCACCCGGAGTGGGAGTTGGATGGAACGCTGGCTGATGATATGCCGGAGGTGGTGCGTCATAAATATCCAACGCTTACCGAAGGATATATGCAGATGCTCCCGCACCATTTCCACACCGATGGTTTTTTCATCTCCCGCTTGCAGCGAACAAATACAGCGAAGGAAGCGTAG
- the rlmN gene encoding 23S rRNA (adenine(2503)-C(2))-methyltransferase RlmN, with amino-acid sequence MKPLLYSFTLPMLKEWMEKNGEKAFRAGQVFDWLYGKRVNSLDEMSNLSKGLREKLAASFSLDVLKEITRQESADGTIKFLFSLHDGHAIETVIMRHDYGNSVCVTTQVGCRIGCTFCASTLGGLKRDLEAGEIVIQVLAAQKALDAEQQRASHVVVMGIGEPFENYDSLLAFLRIINEEKGLNIGQRHITVSTSGIVPSIYRFADEKFQINLAISLHAPNTEIRTRLMPVNRRYPMDELMDACRYYINTTGRRLTFEYGLFGSVNDRPEHAEELAALLKGMMCHVNLIPVNYVPERNYVRTSRNDIFNFKRILDAKGINVTIRREHGSDIAAACGQLRAQHAKQTQG; translated from the coding sequence ATGAAACCTTTATTGTATAGTTTTACCCTCCCGATGCTCAAAGAGTGGATGGAGAAGAACGGAGAGAAGGCATTCCGTGCCGGACAAGTATTTGATTGGTTGTATGGGAAGCGTGTGAACTCCTTGGATGAGATGAGTAATCTGTCGAAAGGATTACGCGAGAAGCTTGCTGCATCCTTCTCCCTGGACGTATTAAAAGAAATTACGCGTCAGGAATCAGCAGACGGTACGATTAAGTTTCTTTTCTCGTTGCATGACGGGCACGCAATTGAAACGGTTATTATGCGGCACGATTATGGCAACAGCGTCTGCGTTACAACACAGGTGGGCTGTCGGATCGGATGTACATTTTGTGCGTCTACGCTTGGTGGCTTGAAGCGTGATCTGGAAGCGGGCGAGATTGTCATACAAGTGCTTGCCGCACAGAAGGCACTGGATGCAGAGCAGCAGCGCGCCAGCCACGTTGTCGTCATGGGCATTGGCGAGCCGTTTGAGAACTATGACTCCCTGCTTGCGTTCCTGCGCATTATTAATGAAGAAAAAGGGTTGAACATCGGTCAGCGCCATATTACGGTGTCGACAAGCGGCATTGTGCCAAGCATTTACCGCTTCGCTGATGAGAAGTTTCAGATTAACCTGGCGATCTCGTTGCATGCGCCGAACACGGAGATTCGTACCCGGCTGATGCCAGTTAACCGCCGCTATCCAATGGATGAACTGATGGATGCGTGTCGCTATTACATTAATACGACCGGCCGCCGCCTGACATTTGAGTATGGGCTTTTCGGCAGTGTGAATGACCGACCGGAGCATGCGGAAGAGTTGGCGGCTCTCCTTAAGGGCATGATGTGCCATGTGAATTTGATTCCGGTCAATTATGTACCGGAGCGTAATTACGTGCGCACCTCACGCAATGATATTTTTAATTTCAAGCGGATTCTTGACGCAAAAGGCATCAATGTGACAATCCGCCGCGAACACGGCAGTGATATTGCTGCGGCGTGCGGCCAGCTGCGGGCGCAGCACGCAAAGCAGACACAGGGGTGA
- a CDS encoding Stp1/IreP family PP2C-type Ser/Thr phosphatase, with protein sequence MESAIQTHIGCVRQTNEDSGRIQNYDGGWTLAIVADGMGGHQAGDVASQMAVESICEHMQVMHSSMTPDERQRTLNEAIQAANQRILAYANAHPECKGMGTTIVAALMSPQLGVLAHIGDSRIYRYSGGVLQQITSDHTLVNELLRNHQITQDEAANHPRRNILTRALGTDQTVKADFSILHWDEEDMLLLCSDGLSGKVSGEIIADILEEGSLQQMADTLIARALEAGGEDNITVILLRNETEGVE encoded by the coding sequence ATGGAGTCAGCCATACAGACGCATATTGGCTGTGTACGGCAGACAAATGAAGATTCTGGCCGTATTCAGAACTATGACGGCGGCTGGACGCTTGCGATTGTAGCAGATGGAATGGGCGGTCATCAGGCGGGAGATGTAGCAAGTCAGATGGCCGTAGAGAGCATCTGCGAGCATATGCAGGTCATGCATAGTTCGATGACACCGGATGAACGACAGCGCACGTTGAATGAGGCGATTCAGGCGGCTAACCAGAGAATTCTGGCGTATGCTAATGCCCATCCCGAATGCAAGGGAATGGGCACGACGATTGTAGCGGCGCTGATGAGCCCACAGCTTGGTGTGCTTGCCCATATCGGGGACAGTCGGATTTATCGATATAGTGGCGGTGTGTTGCAGCAGATTACGAGCGATCATACACTGGTGAATGAATTGCTCCGCAATCATCAGATTACACAGGATGAGGCGGCAAACCATCCGCGCCGCAATATTTTGACGCGCGCATTGGGAACAGACCAGACAGTCAAGGCAGACTTTAGCATCTTACATTGGGATGAGGAAGACATGCTTTTGCTTTGTTCGGACGGGCTCTCGGGTAAGGTGAGTGGAGAGATAATTGCCGATATATTAGAAGAAGGCTCCCTCCAGCAAATGGCGGATACACTCATTGCCCGCGCGCTCGAAGCAGGAGGGGAAGACAACATTACGGTCATCCTTTTACGTAATGAGACAGAGGGTGTGGAATGA
- the pknB gene encoding Stk1 family PASTA domain-containing Ser/Thr kinase: MEGQKIGGRYDIEKKIGEGGMAVVYRARDTLLNRTVALKVLRSQFGNDDDFIARFHREAQAAASLSHPHVVNIYDIGQEGEMYYIVMEYVEGMTLKQYINEHAPLDVKQAVNIAIQICDALDHAHQNELIHRDIKPHNILINRYGRIKVTDFGIARAVSSVTITHTGSVLGSVHYFSPEQAKGIMAGAKSDLYSLGVVLYEMLTGTLPFSGDSPISVALKHLQEPYIPPRKLRPDLPQSVENIIIRSLAKDPMYRFESANEMLEELRTCLLPERRDEPVYLLPEKYAIEEDPEITRIIPAIKPEMMRKKSWDEPEEARPVKEWRKASTSTESAAVKQNSAQEPEEDEDESVGRSWKRVLAWGFGIVLFLTLAFVGSFYGFTLLNVPDVTTPAVEKLSLQDARQKLEAVGLKPVIQQQFDPTVEADHVIKQTPPANMSVKKDSEVQLIVSQGKQKAGLPNFVGKNIDDLADQLRGYKNVRTEEEANDSQPAGTVLSQTPEAGAQVVADETEIVLTVSKGGGKIVMPNLVGLTEEEMKTKMSRLGLKIQSETKSSYQPQGTVIDQSYRADTELKKGTWVRVTVSSGLPDEARRVRTPVQVYLNAGETATIEIRVTDASGKNRMVEKTPISQSMEFKVPIVVTPSQEAVIQVFRDGQQIDEKHIGYNDAQ; the protein is encoded by the coding sequence ATGGAAGGACAAAAAATCGGCGGTCGCTATGACATAGAGAAAAAAATCGGCGAAGGCGGGATGGCGGTTGTGTACCGTGCCCGTGATACATTGTTGAACCGAACCGTAGCGCTTAAAGTGCTGCGCTCCCAGTTTGGCAATGACGATGATTTTATTGCCCGTTTCCACCGGGAGGCACAGGCGGCAGCCAGCCTTTCTCATCCGCATGTTGTCAACATTTACGACATCGGTCAGGAAGGCGAGATGTACTATATCGTCATGGAGTACGTAGAAGGCATGACATTAAAACAGTACATTAACGAACACGCGCCGCTTGATGTCAAGCAAGCAGTAAATATTGCGATTCAAATATGTGACGCACTTGATCACGCGCATCAAAACGAGCTTATTCACCGTGATATTAAGCCGCATAATATTTTAATTAACCGATATGGACGAATTAAAGTAACGGATTTTGGGATTGCGCGTGCTGTATCGTCCGTGACGATCACACATACAGGTTCAGTACTTGGCTCTGTGCATTACTTCTCGCCAGAACAGGCGAAAGGCATTATGGCCGGAGCGAAGTCCGATCTGTATTCGCTCGGTGTTGTGCTGTACGAGATGCTGACCGGCACACTGCCGTTCTCAGGCGATTCCCCAATCAGCGTAGCACTGAAGCATCTACAGGAGCCGTATATTCCACCGCGTAAACTGCGCCCGGACTTGCCGCAGAGCGTGGAAAATATCATCATTCGCTCGCTAGCGAAAGACCCGATGTACCGGTTTGAATCGGCGAATGAGATGCTAGAAGAGCTACGGACATGTCTTCTGCCGGAACGGCGTGACGAGCCGGTGTACTTGCTGCCGGAGAAGTATGCGATAGAAGAAGACCCTGAGATTACCCGGATTATTCCGGCCATCAAGCCGGAGATGATGCGTAAGAAGTCATGGGATGAGCCAGAAGAAGCACGTCCCGTCAAAGAATGGCGCAAGGCTTCTACTTCTACAGAATCGGCTGCGGTGAAACAAAACTCAGCACAGGAACCGGAAGAAGATGAGGACGAATCAGTAGGACGCTCATGGAAACGTGTGCTTGCCTGGGGATTCGGGATTGTGCTGTTCCTCACGCTTGCATTTGTTGGAAGCTTCTACGGGTTTACGTTGCTGAACGTTCCGGATGTGACAACACCGGCGGTTGAGAAACTATCGCTTCAAGATGCACGCCAGAAGCTTGAGGCAGTTGGCTTAAAGCCAGTCATTCAGCAGCAATTTGATCCAACTGTGGAAGCAGACCATGTCATTAAACAGACGCCTCCTGCTAATATGTCCGTGAAAAAAGACTCGGAAGTTCAATTGATCGTAAGTCAGGGCAAACAGAAGGCGGGGCTGCCGAATTTTGTTGGCAAGAATATTGATGATCTAGCTGATCAGTTGCGCGGCTACAAGAATGTGCGGACAGAAGAAGAAGCAAATGATAGTCAGCCAGCCGGTACCGTACTGAGCCAGACACCAGAAGCAGGTGCCCAGGTGGTTGCAGATGAAACAGAGATTGTCCTCACGGTTAGCAAAGGGGGAGGCAAAATCGTCATGCCAAACCTGGTTGGGTTGACAGAAGAAGAGATGAAGACAAAGATGAGCCGACTGGGCCTGAAAATACAGTCGGAGACGAAAAGTAGCTATCAGCCACAGGGTACAGTTATTGATCAATCATACCGGGCTGATACAGAACTGAAAAAAGGAACCTGGGTACGCGTAACGGTAAGCTCGGGTCTGCCGGACGAAGCACGTCGAGTTCGTACGCCGGTACAAGTGTATTTGAATGCGGGTGAGACGGCCACGATAGAGATTCGCGTAACCGACGCATCAGGCAAAAACCGGATGGTAGAGAAGACGCCGATCAGCCAAAGTATGGAATTCAAGGTTCCGATTGTCGTCACACCGTCACAGGAAGCGGTCATTCAAGTTTTCCGCGATGGCCAACAGATCGATGAAAAACATATTGGATATAACGATGCACAGTAG